A single window of Martelella sp. NC20 DNA harbors:
- a CDS encoding esterase-like activity of phytase family protein, with the protein MKTLFLAAAATFLAGTALADDAQFQAKLVSHVILPANTIIAAPDDAPAFIQTSAKFLKLGQPRVTEIGTVAGMSAKRETGLGTPFDGQPVQGFSGIKAMGDGTFWSLSDNGFGAKANSSDAALMIHHLGFDWDAGTVDRKETIFLSDPNMVVPFPIVLEGSDSRYLTGADFDIESIQPVEDGFWIGDELGPYLLKFNTAGELQAVVETLADGKPVMSPDNVALSLPNPGGAMPAYNLPRSGGFEGMAISPDGAHLYALLERPIVMDGKPEMADGKPALRVLEFDTAAQEWTGRYWLYPFADGGTNIGDFNMIDATTGLVIERDGGEGEPKMACASETATGCFEKPAMLKRIYKIEMNGDNVNGAARKIGYIDLMAIVDGDGVARQGGKDGVYTMPFVTIENVDVIDAGHIIVGNDNNLPFSAGRSLNAADDNEFVVLEVSDFLNAK; encoded by the coding sequence ATGAAGACCCTCTTTCTGGCCGCTGCCGCAACATTTCTGGCCGGCACGGCCCTTGCCGATGACGCCCAGTTCCAGGCAAAACTCGTCAGCCACGTCATTCTGCCGGCAAACACGATCATCGCCGCGCCGGACGATGCGCCGGCCTTTATCCAGACATCGGCGAAATTCCTGAAGCTCGGCCAGCCGCGCGTCACGGAGATCGGCACCGTTGCCGGCATGTCCGCCAAACGCGAGACCGGCCTTGGCACACCGTTCGACGGCCAGCCGGTGCAGGGTTTTTCCGGCATCAAGGCAATGGGCGACGGCACGTTCTGGTCGCTCTCCGACAATGGCTTCGGCGCCAAGGCGAACTCGTCCGACGCCGCCCTGATGATCCATCATCTCGGTTTCGACTGGGATGCCGGCACGGTCGACCGCAAAGAAACCATCTTCCTCTCCGATCCGAACATGGTCGTGCCCTTCCCGATCGTGCTCGAAGGCTCTGACAGCCGCTACCTGACCGGCGCGGACTTCGATATCGAATCGATCCAGCCGGTCGAAGACGGGTTCTGGATCGGCGACGAACTCGGCCCCTATCTCCTGAAGTTCAACACGGCCGGCGAACTCCAGGCTGTTGTTGAAACGCTGGCGGACGGCAAGCCGGTGATGTCGCCCGACAACGTCGCGCTGTCGCTGCCGAACCCGGGCGGCGCAATGCCCGCCTACAACCTGCCGCGCTCCGGCGGCTTTGAAGGCATGGCGATCTCGCCGGATGGCGCGCATCTCTACGCGCTGCTCGAAAGGCCGATCGTCATGGACGGCAAGCCGGAGATGGCAGACGGCAAGCCCGCCCTGCGCGTGCTGGAATTCGACACCGCCGCCCAGGAATGGACCGGCCGCTACTGGCTCTATCCGTTTGCCGATGGCGGCACCAATATCGGCGATTTCAACATGATCGACGCCACCACCGGCCTCGTCATCGAGCGCGATGGCGGCGAAGGCGAACCAAAGATGGCCTGCGCCTCGGAAACGGCGACCGGCTGCTTCGAAAAGCCCGCAATGCTGAAGCGCATCTACAAGATCGAGATGAACGGCGACAACGTCAATGGTGCTGCCCGCAAGATCGGTTATATCGATCTGATGGCGATCGTTGATGGCGACGGCGTCGCCCGCCAGGGCGGCAAGGACGGCGTCTACACCATGCCCTTCGTCACCATCGAGAATGTCGATGTGATCGACGCCGGCCACATTATCGTCGGCAACGACAACAACCTGCCGTTCTCGGCCGGCCGCAGCCTCAATGCCGCCGACGACAACGAATTCGTCGTCCTCGAAGTCTCCGACTTCCTGAACGCGAAGTAA
- a CDS encoding ABC transporter permease, producing MSKTRKPIDEMVTEERMRAVPRWRKALVRPELGSICGAILVFVLFMFIAGDSGMFSAEGFINWGTVSAQFAILAVGACLLMIAGEFDLSIGSMIGFSGIIIALLTVQLGVPAWLAILATFALALAIGALNGYLVIRTGLPSFIVTLAFLFILRGLTIYIAITTTSKTIIGGVREAAEGDWLAALFGGTVLKGLFTWLAEHDMIGKFVAGPRAGQPVVEGIPMLVVWALVLIVIGHFILVRTKFGNWIFAAGGDAQAARYVGVPVNRVKIMMFMLTAFCATVFATCQVMEFGSAAADRGLLKEFEAIISVVIGGALLTGGYGSVIGAALGALIFGVVQQGLFFAGVESSLFRVFLGVILLLAVILNTYIRRSITGER from the coding sequence ATGTCAAAAACACGCAAGCCGATTGATGAAATGGTCACGGAGGAGCGCATGCGCGCCGTGCCGCGCTGGCGAAAGGCGCTGGTGCGCCCGGAACTCGGCAGCATCTGCGGCGCCATTCTGGTGTTCGTTCTGTTCATGTTCATCGCCGGCGACAGCGGCATGTTCTCCGCCGAGGGCTTCATCAACTGGGGCACGGTCTCGGCGCAGTTCGCGATCCTCGCCGTCGGCGCCTGCCTCTTGATGATCGCCGGCGAGTTCGATCTCTCGATTGGCTCGATGATCGGCTTCTCGGGCATTATCATCGCGCTCCTGACGGTGCAGTTGGGTGTGCCGGCCTGGCTTGCGATCCTCGCCACATTCGCGCTGGCGCTCGCGATCGGCGCGCTGAACGGCTATCTGGTCATCCGCACCGGGCTTCCCTCGTTCATCGTCACGCTCGCCTTCCTGTTCATTCTGAGGGGCCTGACCATCTATATCGCCATCACAACCACCTCGAAGACCATCATCGGCGGCGTGCGCGAGGCCGCCGAAGGCGACTGGCTGGCGGCACTTTTCGGCGGCACTGTGCTGAAGGGGCTTTTCACCTGGCTTGCCGAGCACGACATGATCGGCAAATTCGTGGCCGGTCCCCGCGCCGGCCAGCCGGTGGTCGAGGGCATTCCGATGCTGGTGGTCTGGGCGCTGGTGCTGATCGTGATCGGTCATTTCATTCTGGTGCGCACCAAATTCGGCAACTGGATTTTCGCCGCCGGCGGCGATGCGCAGGCGGCGCGCTATGTCGGCGTGCCCGTCAACCGGGTGAAGATCATGATGTTCATGCTGACCGCCTTCTGCGCCACGGTGTTCGCCACCTGCCAGGTGATGGAATTCGGCTCGGCGGCGGCCGACCGCGGGCTTTTGAAGGAGTTCGAGGCGATCATTTCGGTGGTCATCGGCGGCGCATTGCTCACCGGCGGCTATGGCTCCGTCATCGGCGCCGCGCTCGGCGCGCTGATCTTCGGCGTGGTCCAGCAGGGCCTGTTCTTCGCCGGCGTCGAAAGCTCGCTGTTCCGGGTGTTCCTCGGCGTCATCCTGCTTCTGGCGGTGATCCTCAACACCTATATCCGCCGTTCCATAACGGGAGAACGCTGA
- a CDS encoding AraC family transcriptional regulator has product MNANSGKGFERSTAILATTGDRDLERSCRSDAIFAAPAEDGIERLEARFSGNGFAPHRHDTYALGLTMAGVQTFSYRGAARFSTPGRLIILHPDELHDGGAGGKEGLTYRMIYLPPEKIIAATEALAAALPFVRDPVADDAPLRASLIEALDELDGEMGELKRDGLIADIAHHLLRLGDARGRAAQSLDRRALALCRDFLSDCAGEAIDSKRLEAITGIDRFTLARQFRALYGTSPHRYLVQRRLARVKAMIIDGNPLAEAAIAAGFADQSHMTRHFAKTYGMPPGRFRELSFSARADGKPGPAFPGRRRGVRSQTRKPA; this is encoded by the coding sequence ATGAATGCGAACTCCGGAAAGGGATTTGAACGGTCGACGGCCATCCTAGCCACGACAGGGGATCGCGATCTTGAACGTTCGTGCAGGAGCGACGCGATCTTCGCGGCCCCCGCCGAGGACGGCATCGAGCGGCTGGAGGCGCGGTTTTCCGGCAACGGCTTTGCGCCGCACCGCCACGACACCTATGCGCTGGGCCTGACGATGGCGGGGGTCCAGACGTTTTCCTATCGGGGCGCCGCACGTTTTTCCACGCCGGGCCGGCTGATCATCCTGCATCCCGACGAACTGCATGACGGCGGCGCCGGCGGCAAGGAAGGCCTGACCTATCGGATGATCTACCTGCCGCCGGAAAAAATCATCGCCGCGACGGAGGCGCTTGCCGCCGCCCTGCCCTTCGTCCGGGATCCGGTGGCCGATGATGCGCCGCTGAGGGCAAGCCTCATCGAGGCCCTTGATGAACTCGACGGCGAGATGGGCGAACTGAAGCGCGATGGCCTGATCGCCGATATCGCCCACCATCTTCTCCGCCTCGGTGATGCCCGGGGCCGCGCCGCGCAATCCCTCGACCGCCGGGCACTCGCGCTCTGCCGCGATTTTCTGAGCGATTGCGCCGGGGAGGCAATCGATTCGAAACGGCTGGAGGCGATCACCGGCATCGACCGGTTCACGCTCGCCCGCCAGTTCCGCGCGCTTTACGGCACCAGCCCGCACCGATACCTCGTCCAGCGGCGGCTGGCGCGGGTGAAGGCGATGATCATCGATGGCAATCCTCTCGCCGAGGCCGCGATCGCCGCCGGCTTTGCTGATCAGAGCCACATGACCCGCCATTTCGCCAAGACCTACGGAATGCCGCCCGGGCGGTTCAGGGAGCTTTCGTTTTCCGCGCGCGCGGACGGAAAACCGGGCCCCGCGTTTCCCGGACGCCGCCGAGGGGTACGGTCTCAAACGCGAAAACCCGCTTGA
- a CDS encoding SDR family NAD(P)-dependent oxidoreductase: MANETKIAIVTGGSRGLGRSTVLNLARSGVSSVFTYHSNSAEAEKVVALAREEGATAIALPLDTGDVSGFAAFIEAVKAALATLGAERFDYLVNNAGTSHHNAIATTTAEELDGLYNIHFKGVFLLTQALLPLMNDGGRIVNISSGLTRFSFPGSAAYAAMKGAIEVLTRYLARELGERGIAANTVAPGAIATDFSGGMVRDNPEVNRMVADNTALGRAGEPEDIGPMIAALLSPANRWVNGQRIEVSGGMLL; this comes from the coding sequence ATGGCTAATGAAACAAAGATCGCGATCGTTACCGGCGGCAGCCGCGGGCTTGGCCGCAGCACGGTGCTGAACCTTGCCCGCAGCGGCGTCTCATCGGTCTTCACCTATCACTCGAACAGCGCGGAGGCCGAAAAAGTCGTGGCGCTCGCCAGGGAGGAAGGCGCAACAGCCATCGCGCTCCCGCTGGACACCGGTGATGTCTCGGGCTTTGCCGCCTTCATCGAGGCGGTCAAGGCGGCGCTTGCGACGCTCGGCGCCGAGCGGTTCGACTATCTCGTCAACAATGCCGGGACATCGCATCACAACGCCATCGCCACGACCACTGCCGAGGAGCTCGACGGGCTCTACAACATCCACTTCAAGGGCGTGTTCCTGCTGACGCAGGCGCTGCTGCCGCTGATGAACGACGGCGGTCGGATCGTCAACATCTCCTCAGGTCTCACCCGCTTTTCCTTCCCGGGCAGCGCCGCCTATGCCGCGATGAAGGGGGCGATCGAGGTGCTGACGCGCTATCTGGCGCGGGAACTCGGCGAGCGCGGCATCGCCGCAAACACCGTGGCGCCCGGTGCGATCGCCACCGATTTCAGTGGCGGGATGGTGCGCGACAATCCAGAGGTCAACAGGATGGTGGCTGACAACACCGCGCTCGGTCGCGCCGGCGAGCCGGAGGATATCGGCCCGATGATCGCGGCGCTGCTGTCGCCTGCAAACCGCTGGGTCAACGGCCAGCGCATTGAGGTCTCGGGCGGCATGTTACTCTGA
- a CDS encoding AraC family transcriptional regulator: protein MIEALAAQVEELTRERSTDGLYSPEIGGMHLLRVEARHHASMTIFRPALCLVLQGAKWTMFGDRRLDYRAGQALVTSVEMPGTSQVVDASRSDPYLAFIFELDPDAVRAVLQGMDKPPSLTGPRRRGSRVIDCGSPLLSGVARALDLIDTPDAAAVLYPGIMREICYWLLSGPEGGEIARVMLGSSHAPNVIHAVHALRARFAETVRVEELAAIARLSPSAFHRQFKAVTGMTPLQYQKQTRLLEARNLMLTGLANAENAAFRVGYESASQFSREYARMFGAPPRRDVEALSKTAA, encoded by the coding sequence ATGATTGAAGCACTGGCAGCACAGGTAGAGGAATTGACCCGAGAGCGAAGCACGGACGGCCTTTATTCGCCCGAGATCGGCGGCATGCATCTGCTCCGGGTCGAAGCGCGCCACCACGCCTCGATGACGATCTTTCGGCCAGCGCTGTGCCTCGTGCTGCAAGGTGCCAAGTGGACGATGTTCGGCGATCGGCGGCTGGATTACCGCGCGGGACAGGCGCTGGTGACCTCTGTCGAAATGCCCGGCACCAGCCAAGTCGTCGACGCCAGCAGGAGCGATCCCTATCTGGCCTTCATTTTCGAACTCGACCCCGACGCGGTGCGCGCCGTGCTGCAGGGCATGGACAAGCCGCCTTCGCTCACCGGCCCGCGTCGTCGGGGAAGCCGGGTTATCGATTGCGGCTCTCCACTGCTTTCCGGCGTCGCCCGGGCGCTCGACCTGATCGACACACCGGATGCGGCAGCCGTCCTTTATCCCGGCATCATGCGCGAGATCTGCTACTGGCTGCTCTCCGGTCCCGAAGGCGGCGAGATTGCCCGGGTCATGCTGGGCTCCAGCCATGCGCCGAACGTGATCCATGCCGTTCATGCGCTCAGGGCGCGGTTTGCGGAAACGGTGCGCGTGGAGGAACTGGCCGCGATCGCCCGGCTCAGCCCCTCGGCCTTCCACCGCCAGTTCAAGGCCGTCACCGGCATGACTCCGCTGCAATATCAGAAGCAGACGAGACTGCTGGAAGCACGCAACCTCATGCTCACAGGTCTCGCCAACGCCGAAAACGCCGCCTTCCGCGTCGGCTACGAAAGCGCCTCTCAGTTCAGCCGCGAATATGCCCGCATGTTCGGCGCCCCGCCGCGCCGCGACGTCGAGGCGCTCAGCAAAACGGCGGCCTGA
- a CDS encoding DUF2000 family protein, whose protein sequence is MFDTKFVIVVREDLAQWQKLNVTAFLATGIAGAENGLLGEEYRDGAGNVYHPLSAQPIIVLGGDGDTLKKVRTRALERGVPAALYIEEMFSTGHDAANRAVFAEFSPEDASVVGIAFRADRKIADKISKGAKMHP, encoded by the coding sequence ATGTTCGACACCAAATTCGTCATCGTCGTGCGCGAGGATCTCGCCCAGTGGCAGAAACTCAACGTCACCGCCTTTCTCGCCACCGGCATCGCCGGTGCTGAGAACGGCTTGTTGGGGGAAGAATACAGGGACGGCGCCGGCAATGTCTATCATCCGCTGTCGGCCCAGCCGATTATCGTGCTCGGCGGCGACGGCGACACGCTGAAGAAGGTGCGGACCCGCGCGCTCGAACGCGGCGTGCCGGCCGCGCTCTACATCGAGGAGATGTTTTCGACGGGCCACGATGCCGCCAACCGGGCCGTCTTCGCGGAATTCTCGCCGGAGGATGCGAGCGTCGTCGGCATCGCCTTCCGGGCGGACAGGAAGATCGCCGACAAGATTTCGAAGGGCGCGAAGATGCACCCGTGA
- the aspS gene encoding aspartate--tRNA ligase, whose product MHRYRSHTCAALNKSDVGQTARLSGWVHRVRDHGGLLFIDLRDHYGMTQVVVDPDSPAFATAEKVRGEWVIRVDGKVRARTEDTVNKNMATGEIELYAEEIEVLAAAKELPLPVFGEPEYPEDVRLKYRFLDLRRETLHANIVKRTRIVASMRSAMADAGFGEYSTPILTASSPEGARDFLVPSRIHQGKFYALPQAPQQYKQLLMVAGFDRYFQIAPCFRDEDPRADRLPGEFYQLDVEMSFVTQEDVWDTMEPVMTGVFEKFADGKPVTKKWPRIPYDEAIRKYGSDKPDLRNPIVMEPVTEHFAGSGFKVFAGMIEKNPKVEVWAIPAKTGGSRAFCDRMNSWAQGQGQPGLGYIFWRQEGETLDGAGPLAKNIGPERTEAIREQLGLDEGDACFFVAGEPSKFYKFAGEARTRVGDELGLTDKDRFELCWIVDFPFYEWLEDEKKVDFSHNPFSMPQGGLEALENEDPLTIKAYQYDAVCNGYEIASGSIRNQLPEVMVKAFEITGKSAADVEEQFGGLYRAFQYGAPPHGGCAFGIDRIVMLLAGARTVREVALFPMNQQAQDLLMGGPSEAEPAQLRELGLRLMPQKKD is encoded by the coding sequence ATGCATCGCTATCGCAGCCACACCTGTGCCGCCCTCAACAAGTCCGACGTTGGCCAGACCGCCCGCCTTTCCGGCTGGGTGCACCGCGTGCGCGACCATGGCGGCCTGCTCTTCATCGATCTGCGCGACCATTACGGCATGACCCAGGTGGTCGTCGATCCGGATTCGCCTGCTTTTGCAACCGCCGAGAAGGTGCGCGGCGAATGGGTGATTCGCGTCGACGGCAAGGTGCGCGCCCGCACCGAAGACACCGTCAACAAGAACATGGCAACCGGCGAAATCGAACTCTACGCCGAAGAAATCGAGGTTCTGGCGGCCGCCAAGGAACTGCCGCTGCCGGTGTTCGGCGAGCCCGAATACCCGGAAGACGTCCGCCTCAAATACCGCTTCCTGGATCTGCGCCGCGAAACCCTGCACGCCAATATCGTCAAGCGCACCAGGATCGTCGCCTCGATGCGATCGGCCATGGCCGATGCCGGTTTCGGCGAATATTCAACGCCGATCCTGACGGCGTCCTCGCCCGAGGGCGCGCGCGACTTTCTGGTGCCGAGCCGCATTCATCAGGGCAAGTTCTACGCGCTGCCGCAGGCCCCGCAGCAGTACAAGCAGCTTCTGATGGTTGCCGGTTTCGACCGTTATTTCCAGATCGCCCCATGCTTCCGCGACGAGGACCCGCGCGCCGACCGCCTGCCGGGCGAATTCTACCAGCTCGACGTCGAGATGAGTTTCGTGACCCAGGAAGATGTCTGGGACACCATGGAGCCGGTGATGACCGGCGTCTTCGAAAAATTCGCCGACGGCAAGCCGGTCACCAAGAAGTGGCCGCGCATTCCCTATGACGAGGCGATCCGCAAATATGGCTCCGACAAGCCGGACCTTCGCAACCCGATCGTGATGGAACCGGTCACCGAACATTTCGCCGGTTCCGGCTTCAAGGTGTTCGCCGGCATGATCGAGAAGAACCCGAAGGTCGAAGTCTGGGCGATCCCGGCCAAGACCGGCGGTTCGCGCGCGTTTTGCGACCGGATGAATTCCTGGGCGCAAGGCCAGGGCCAGCCGGGGCTTGGTTATATCTTCTGGCGCCAGGAAGGCGAGACGCTGGATGGCGCCGGTCCGCTTGCCAAGAACATCGGCCCGGAGCGCACCGAGGCGATCCGCGAACAGCTCGGCCTTGATGAGGGCGATGCCTGCTTCTTCGTCGCCGGCGAACCGTCGAAGTTCTACAAGTTTGCCGGCGAGGCGCGCACGCGGGTTGGCGATGAGTTGGGGCTCACCGACAAGGATCGGTTCGAGCTCTGCTGGATCGTCGACTTCCCGTTCTACGAATGGCTGGAAGACGAGAAGAAGGTCGATTTCTCGCACAACCCGTTCTCGATGCCGCAGGGCGGCCTCGAGGCGCTTGAGAACGAAGACCCGCTGACGATCAAGGCCTATCAGTATGACGCCGTTTGCAACGGCTACGAGATCGCCTCCGGCTCGATCCGTAACCAGTTGCCGGAAGTCATGGTCAAGGCGTTCGAGATCACCGGCAAGAGCGCTGCCGACGTGGAAGAACAGTTCGGCGGCCTCTACCGCGCCTTCCAGTACGGCGCGCCCCCTCATGGCGGCTGCGCCTTCGGCATCGACCGTATCGTGATGCTGCTGGCGGGCGCCAGGACGGTTCGCGAGGTCGCGCTGTTCCCGATGAACCAGCAGGCGCAGGACCTGCTGATGGGCGGTCCGTCCGAGGCTGAACCCGCGCAGCTTCGCGAACTCGGCCTCAGGCTGATGCCGCAGAAGAAGGACTGA
- a CDS encoding sugar ABC transporter substrate-binding protein codes for MKKQLLALAATALAFGAMLPVAAQAEGERFVLISHAPDSDSWWNTIKNAVNVAGEQMDVEVEYRNPASGDLADMARIVQQASASNPEGIIVTIADYDVLSGPVSDAVAKGIPVITINSGTEEQSKKLGAMMHIGQPEYTAGKLAGERAKAESGAESFVCVNHYITNPASVERCQGFADGLGIELGNQMIDSGMDPSEVKSKVMAYLNAHPDTGAILTLGPNSAEPTLAALDEMGQAGQVYFGTFDLSTAIADAIKAGTINFAIDQQPYLQGYLPVVLLTNYARYGVMPSNSINSGPGFTTKDNIELVEKYAGQYR; via the coding sequence ATGAAAAAGCAATTACTGGCCCTTGCGGCCACAGCGCTGGCGTTCGGCGCCATGCTGCCTGTCGCAGCGCAGGCGGAAGGCGAGCGTTTCGTGCTGATCTCGCATGCGCCCGACAGCGACAGCTGGTGGAACACCATCAAGAACGCCGTCAATGTGGCGGGCGAGCAGATGGATGTGGAGGTTGAATACCGCAACCCGGCCAGCGGCGACCTTGCCGACATGGCGCGCATCGTCCAGCAGGCTTCCGCCTCGAACCCGGAAGGCATCATCGTCACCATCGCCGATTATGACGTGCTCTCCGGCCCGGTCTCGGATGCCGTCGCCAAGGGCATTCCGGTGATCACGATCAATTCGGGCACCGAGGAGCAGTCGAAGAAGCTTGGCGCGATGATGCATATCGGCCAGCCGGAATATACCGCCGGCAAGCTTGCCGGCGAGCGCGCCAAGGCGGAATCCGGCGCGGAGAGCTTCGTCTGCGTCAATCACTACATCACCAACCCTGCCTCGGTCGAACGCTGCCAGGGCTTTGCCGATGGTCTCGGCATCGAACTCGGCAACCAGATGATCGACAGCGGCATGGACCCGTCGGAGGTCAAGTCGAAGGTGATGGCCTATCTCAACGCCCATCCCGATACCGGCGCGATCCTGACGCTCGGCCCCAATTCCGCCGAACCGACGCTGGCGGCGCTCGATGAGATGGGTCAGGCCGGTCAGGTCTATTTCGGCACGTTCGACCTTTCGACCGCGATCGCCGATGCGATCAAGGCGGGCACGATCAACTTCGCGATCGACCAGCAGCCCTATCTCCAGGGTTATCTGCCGGTCGTGCTTTTGACCAATTACGCCCGCTATGGCGTGATGCCTTCCAACTCGATCAATTCCGGTCCGGGCTTCACCACCAAGGACAATATCGAGCTGGTTGAAAAATACGCCGGTCAATACCGCTAA
- a CDS encoding ATP-binding cassette domain-containing protein, whose protein sequence is MSEPLIELVDIEKHFGPVIALAGVSLSVFAGECHCLLGDNGAGKSTFIKTMSGVHKPSAGRILVDGKEKVFSDPRDAMAAGIATVYQDLAMIPLMSVTRNFWMGREPEKRFGPVKVFDHKRAGAITIEEMAKMGIHLRSADQAVGTLSGGERQTVAIARAVYFGARVLILDEPTSALGVRQTANVLSTIDRVRKAGVGVIFITHNVRHALAVGDRFTVINHGQTLGTAKRGEIGAEELQDLMAGGREMATLESSLGGTV, encoded by the coding sequence ATGAGCGAACCCCTGATCGAACTCGTCGACATCGAAAAGCATTTCGGCCCGGTCATTGCGCTCGCCGGCGTATCGCTTTCGGTTTTCGCGGGGGAGTGCCATTGCCTGCTCGGCGACAACGGCGCCGGCAAGTCGACCTTCATCAAGACCATGTCCGGCGTTCACAAGCCGAGCGCCGGGCGCATTCTGGTCGATGGCAAGGAGAAGGTGTTCTCCGACCCGCGCGATGCGATGGCAGCGGGCATCGCCACGGTCTACCAGGATCTGGCGATGATCCCGCTGATGTCGGTGACCCGCAATTTCTGGATGGGACGCGAGCCGGAGAAGCGCTTCGGGCCCGTCAAGGTCTTCGACCACAAACGCGCCGGCGCGATCACGATCGAGGAAATGGCGAAGATGGGCATCCATCTGCGCTCGGCCGATCAGGCCGTCGGCACGCTTTCGGGCGGCGAGCGGCAGACGGTGGCGATCGCCCGCGCCGTCTATTTCGGCGCCCGCGTGCTGATCCTGGACGAACCGACCTCGGCGCTCGGCGTGCGCCAGACCGCCAATGTTCTGTCGACCATCGACAGGGTGCGCAAGGCCGGCGTCGGCGTGATCTTCATCACCCACAATGTCCGCCACGCGCTCGCCGTCGGCGACCGCTTCACCGTCATCAACCACGGCCAGACGCTGGGCACCGCCAAACGCGGCGAGATCGGCGCGGAGGAATTGCAGGACCTGATGGCCGGCGGACGGGAGATGGCCACGCTGGAATCGTCACTGGGCGGTACCGTTTGA
- the rnd gene encoding ribonuclease D produces the protein MIETTAALAEACATLAKSDFVTIDTEFIRESTFWPELCLIQMASPDLEVLVDPLSEGIDLAPFFALMADASVVKVFHAARQDLEIVYKLGNMLPAPLFDTQVAAMVCGFGDSVSYDQLVARITGAQIDKSSRFTDWRARPLNDKQLSYAIADVTHLRDVYLKLKAQLESEGRTDWVEEEMAILENPQTYDLPPEQAWTRLKLRIKKPIDFAVMQKVAEWRENEARERNVPRRRVLKDDTIYEIAQQHPTEADALAKLRMIPRGWERSQPAAGLLEAVRTALAIPKADLPRLPRQPQLPEGAAAAAELLKVLLKIVAEQNQVAARVIASSDDLDRIAAEGESADVEAMKGWRRKLFGEPALRLMNGDVALRFVERKVEMIEV, from the coding sequence ATGATTGAAACCACTGCTGCCCTTGCCGAAGCCTGCGCCACGCTCGCCAAATCCGACTTTGTCACGATCGATACCGAGTTCATCCGCGAAAGCACGTTCTGGCCGGAACTCTGCCTGATCCAGATGGCAAGCCCCGATCTGGAAGTGCTGGTCGATCCGCTTTCAGAGGGCATCGACCTCGCCCCGTTTTTCGCGCTGATGGCCGACGCCTCGGTGGTGAAGGTATTTCACGCCGCGCGTCAGGACCTCGAGATCGTCTATAAGCTTGGCAACATGCTGCCCGCGCCGCTGTTCGATACGCAGGTGGCCGCGATGGTCTGCGGTTTCGGCGACAGCGTCTCCTATGACCAGCTTGTCGCCCGCATCACCGGCGCCCAGATCGACAAGTCCTCGCGCTTTACCGACTGGCGCGCACGTCCGCTCAACGACAAGCAGCTTTCCTACGCGATTGCCGACGTCACCCATCTGCGTGACGTCTATCTGAAGCTCAAGGCGCAGCTTGAGAGCGAAGGCCGCACCGACTGGGTGGAGGAGGAAATGGCGATCCTCGAAAACCCGCAGACCTATGACCTGCCCCCGGAACAGGCATGGACCCGGCTGAAGCTCAGAATCAAGAAGCCGATCGATTTCGCGGTGATGCAGAAGGTTGCCGAGTGGCGCGAGAACGAGGCGCGCGAGCGCAACGTGCCGCGCCGCCGGGTGCTGAAGGACGACACGATCTACGAGATCGCCCAGCAGCACCCCACCGAGGCCGACGCGCTTGCAAAGCTGCGGATGATCCCGCGCGGCTGGGAACGCTCGCAGCCGGCAGCGGGCCTGCTGGAAGCGGTCAGGACCGCGCTCGCCATACCCAAGGCCGACCTTCCGCGCCTGCCCCGCCAGCCGCAACTGCCCGAAGGGGCGGCAGCCGCCGCCGAACTTCTGAAGGTGCTGCTCAAGATCGTCGCCGAGCAGAACCAGGTCGCCGCCCGTGTGATCGCGTCGTCCGACGATCTCGACAGGATCGCGGCCGAAGGCGAAAGCGCCGATGTCGAGGCCATGAAGGGCTGGCGCCGCAAGCTTTTCGGAGAACCGGCTCTCAGGCTCATGAACGGCGACGTCGCGCTGCGCTTCGTCGAGCGCAAGGTCGAAATGATCGAGGTCTGA